In the genome of Populus trichocarpa isolate Nisqually-1 chromosome 6, P.trichocarpa_v4.1, whole genome shotgun sequence, one region contains:
- the LOC18099758 gene encoding thymidine kinase, whose product MKSLITPTVLFSPMSIKATPLASNLFSLASKSNLFSKTQNPISSSPLKRIMLSIEPSNFLIQTRCVHSKSSLSTSSGEIHVIVGPMFAGKTTTLLHRVQAEINDGRNVAIIKSNKDNRYGLDSVATHDGVKLPCCALPNLSSFRQKLGQDAYDQLDVIGIDEAQFFEDLYDFCREVADHDGKTVIVAGLDGDYLRRSFGSVLDIIPLADSVTKLSARCEICGKRAFFTLRKTEETQTELIGGADVYMPVCRQHYVSGQVAVEAARMVLGSQNVQCSSCV is encoded by the exons ATGAAGTCACTAATCACCCCAACAGTCTTATTCTCACCTATGTCAATAAAGGCCACACCTTTAGCTTCCAATCTCTTCTCTTTAGCTTCAAAATCCAATCTTTTCTCGAAAACTCAAAACCCCATTTCTTCTTCGCCTCTAAAACGCATTATGCTTTCAATTGAGCCTTCAAATTTTCTAATTCAGACTCGGTGTGTCCATTCAAAATCCTCTCTTTCTACTTCTTCTGGTGAAATTCATGTGATTGTTGGCCCTATGTTTGCTGGCAAAACTACCACTCTTCTTCACCGTGTTCAAGCTGAAATCAATGATGGCAG AAACGTAgcaattataaaatcaaacaaggATAATAGATATGGATTGGATTCAGTAGCGACACATGATGGGGTCAAATTGCCATGTTGTGCGCTGCCCAATTTGTCATCATTCAGACAGAAATTAGGTCAGGATGCTTATGACCAG CTAGATGTGATCGGTATTGATGAAGCACAGTTCTTTGAAGACTTGTATGATTTCTGCCGTGAAGTTGCTGATCATGATGGCAAAACTGTAATAGTTGCTGGCCTGGATGGTGACTATCTGAG GAGGAGTTTTGGTTCTGTACTTGATATAATTCCCCTTGCTGATTCCGTCACTAAGTTAAGCGCTCGGTGTGAGATTTGTGGAAAACGTGCTTTCTTCACCTTAAGAAAGACAGAGGAGACACAGACAGAACTGATTGGCGGGGCTGATGTTTATATGCCTGTATGTCGCCAGCACTATGTCAGCGGACAAGTTGCAGTTGAAGCTGCAAGAATGGTCCTGGGATCGCAGAACGTTCAGTGTAGCTCTTGTGTGTAG
- the LOC18099759 gene encoding pentatricopeptide repeat-containing protein At5g64320, mitochondrial, translating into MLKGPKLAPVSKTLQIFIKTQSLSLFPSGFVRKFSGFNSKDNESAHETEWERLLKPFDLKELRRSFNKITPFQLCKLLELPLDVETSMEIFKWAGAQKGYCHSFSVYYLLIDKLGAAAGFKVIDRLLLQMKEEGIVFRESLFILIMKYYGRAGLPGQATRLLLDMKGVYCCEPSFRSYNVVLDVLVVGNCPSVASNVFYDMLSKGVSPNDYTFGLVMKALCMVNEVDNACLLLRDMTKHGCVPNSMIYQTLIDALSKRDRVDEALKLLEEMFLMGCPPDVNTFNTVIYGFCRLNRVLEGAKLVDRMILKGFTPNDMTYGYLMHGLCKTCRIDEAQALLSKVPGPNVVHFNTLVNGFVRNGRLNEATAFVYDKMINNGYVPDVFTFSTLVNGLCKKGLFGSALELVNDMDAKGCKPNLNTYTILIDGFCKKGQLEEAGLILREMLTKGFSLNTVGYNALISALCKHGKIHEALDMFGEMSSKGCKPDIFTFNSLIFGLCRVDEMEDALALYRDMVLEGVIANSVTFNTLIHAFLRRGEIQEALKLVNDMLFRGCPLDEITYNGLIKALCKTGAVEKGLGLFEEMIRKGLTPSIITCNILINGFCTAGKVHNALEFMRDMIHRGFSPDIVTYNSLINGLCKRGRIQEALNLFEKLQAEGIQPDSITYNTLICWLCREGAFDDACFLLYRGVENGFVPNDVTWNILVYNFGKQSNSEGQTITYAQFS; encoded by the coding sequence ATGTTGAAGGGACCAAAGCTCGCCCCTGTGAGCAAAACCCttcaaatttttatcaaaacccAGTCTTTATCACTTTTTCCATCTGGATTTGTTAGAAAATTCAGTGGTTTTAACTCAAAAGATAATGAGTCGGCACATGAGACTGAATGGGAAAGATTACTCAAGCCATTTGACCTTAAAGAACTTAGAAGATCTTTCAATAAGATTACACCATTTCAACTTTGTAAACTTCTTGAATTGCCACTCGATGTGGAAACTTCAATGGAGATATTCAAGTGGGCTGGTGCCCAAAAGGGCTATTGCCACTCATTTAGTGTGTACTATTTGTTGATTGATAAGCTTGGGGCAGCTGCGGGTTTTAAGGTTATAGATAGGTTGTTATTGCAAATGAAAGAGGAGGGGATTGTTTTTAGAGAgtccctttttattttgattatgaaATATTATGGAAGAGCTGGTTTGCCTGGACAAGCAACTAGGTTGTTATTGGATATGAAGGGTGTTTATTGTTGTGAACCAAGCTTTAGGTCGTATAATGTTGTATTGGATGTATTAGTAGTTGGTAATTGTCCTAGTGTTGCATCCAATGTTTTCTATGACATGTTGAGTAAGGGTGTTTCGCCAAATGATTATACATTTGGGCTGGTGATGAAAGCACTTTGTATGGTTAATGAGGTGGATAATGCCTGCTTGCTGCTTAGGGACATGACTAAACATGGTTGTGTGCCAAATTCGATGATTTACCAGACTTTGATAGATGCACTTTCCAAGAGAGATAGAGTCGACGAGGCCTTGAAACTTTTGGAGGAAATGTTCTTGATGGGTTGCCCGCCTGACGTCAATACCTTCAATACTGTTATTTATGGTTTCTGTAGGCTCAATCGAGTTCTTGAGGGAGCAAAATTGGTTGACCGGATGATTCTCAAGGGATTTACCCCTAATGACATGACTTATGGATACCTAATGCATGGATTGTGTAAAACATGTCGAATCGATGAAGCTCAGGCATTGTTGAGCAAAGTCCCTGGTCCAAATGTTGTGCATTTCAATACACTGGTTAATGGATTTGTGAGGAATGGAAGATTGAATGAAGCCACAGCTTTTGTTTATGACAAGATGATAAACAATGGCTATGTTCCTGATGTTTTCACATTTAGCACACTTGTTAATGGCCTTTGCAAGAAGGGGCTTTTTGGTTCTGCTCTTGAATTGGTTAATGACATGGATGCTAAGGGGTGCAAGCCCAACTTAAATACATATACAATTTTGATTGATGGGTTCTGCAAGAAAGGCCAACTAGAGGAAGCTGGTCTTATTTTACGTGAGATGTTAACTAAGGGATTTAGTCTGAATACAGTGGGATACAATGCCCTAATATCTGCCTTGTGCAAGCATGGAAAGATTCATGAAGCCCTGGACATGTTTGGTGAAATGTCAAGTAAAGGATGCAAGCCTGAcatatttacttttaattccttaatttttggtCTGTGCAGGGTTGATGAGATGGAGGATGCTTTGGCTCTTTACCGCGATATGGTTTTAGAGGGTGTTATTGCTAACAGTGTAACTTTCAACACGTTGATTCATGCTTTTTTGAGGAGAGGTGAAATCCAAGAAGCCCTTAAGCTTGTAAATGATATGTTATTTAGAGGATGCCCTCTTGATGAAATCACTTACAATGGTCTAATAAAGGCACTTTGCAAAACTGGGGCTGTTGAGAAGGGACTGGGTTTGTTTGAAGAAATGATCAGGAAGGGGCTAACCCCCAGCATTATCACTTGTAATATTCTGATCAATGGCTTCTGTACAGCTGGCAAAGTACATAATGCACTAGAGTTTATGAGAGACATGATTCATCGAGGTTTCTCGCCAGACATAGTCACTTACAATAGCCTAATTAATGGTTTATGCAAGAGAGGACGCATCCAAGAGGCTTTGAATCTCTTTGAGAAATTGCAGGCTGAAGGAATACAACCTGATTCTATTACATACAACACTCTGATTTGCTGGCTCTGTAGAGAGGGAGCATTTGATGATGCATGTTTTCTTCTCTATAGAGGTGTTGAGAATGGCTTTGTACCTAATGATGTGACATGGAATATCTTGGTTTACAATTTCGGTAAACAAAGTAACTCAGAGGGTCAGACCATCACCTATGCTCAGTTTTCGTGA